The Arachis duranensis cultivar V14167 chromosome 2, aradu.V14167.gnm2.J7QH, whole genome shotgun sequence genome has a window encoding:
- the LOC107473179 gene encoding UPF0481 protein At3g47200, translating to MATTAATETGSTFPLSETEYEMVKHVIDVRVLQDLKLSECSIYNVPCNLRKVNQEAYTPEMISIGPIHFNKERLKPMQEHKQRYFHFFWHRVSNEQAMKKYKEFLESNEETIRQRYAHKFPEISKEKFVDMMLLDAVFIMELLLRNSCWKLDRSKHEREYRATKSFKSDHSDDYIVTQSWVNRNITRDLILLENQIPFFVVNKLYDDVVVPNDRNREMTEHYSCFVELAIHYFAFYDTQMSSCEETKRLLERNQSKKKKDSLNGSFLGSRKKANTKSMDRDNGYSNPKHFTDLIRYFYLPDKEIEESGCPESVLRTATKLQDSGITFEKVLNRRLLHITFEKKPILSSFLCLGCLPYMNHVKARFRIPQLKVDHTTECVLRNLIAFEQCHYPEEPYICNYVSLIDSLIHTQVDVELLVEKEVIVHELGSDKEVATLVNGLCRHVVANTTCYYGVINDLNKHYQNAWNRTMAALWLVYFRDPWRASSTVVGIAVLVFAVFNFLRVLNYFVKSDGK from the exons ATGGCAACTACTGCTGCTACTGAAACCGGTTCAACATTCCCATTATCCGAAACAGAATATGAGATGGTGAAACATGTAATCGATGTTAGAGTCCTTCAAGACTTGAAGCTATCAGAGTGCAGCATCTACAATGTCCCTTGCAACCTTAGGAAGGTGAATCAAGAAGCTTACACCCCTGAGATGATTTCCATTGGTCCCATCCACTTCAACAAAGAAAGACTGAAGCCAATGCAAGAGCACAAGCAGAGGTACTTCCACTTCTTCTGGCACCGCGTCTCCAACGAACAAGCCATGAAGAAATACAAAGAGTTTCTcgaaagcaatgaagaaaccATCCGCCAGCGCTACGCGCACAAGTTCCCGGAGATCAGCAAGGAGAAGTTCGTGGACATGATGCTTCTAGATGCGGTGTTCATAATGGAGTTGCTTCTGAGGAACAGTTGTTGGAAGCTGGATAGATCGAAACACGAGAGAGAGTACCGTGCAACGAAATCATTCAAGAGCGATCACAGTGATGATTACATTGTGACACAGTCTTGGGTTAACAGGAACATAACAAGGGACTTGATTCTTCTTGAGAACCAGATTCCGTTCTTTGTGGTGAACAAGCTTTACGATGATGTTGTTGTCCCTAATGATAGGAACAGAGAAATGACAGAGCACTATAGTTGCTTTGTTGAACTTGCGATTCATTACTTTGCTTTCTATGATACTCAGATGTCTTCTTGTGAAGAGACCAAGAGGTTATTGGAGAGGAATCAATCTAAGAAGAAAAAGGATAGCCTCAATGGATCCTTTCTTGGTTCTAGAAAGAAGGCTAATACTAAGTCCATGGACAGAGACAATGGCTACAGCAACCCCAAGCACTTCACTGATTTGATCAG GTACTTCTACCTTCCGGACAAAGAAATTGAAGAGAGTGGTTGCCCAGAGAGTGTTCTAAGAACAGCAACAAAGCTCCAAGACTCTGGGATAACCTTCGAGAAAGTTCTCAACAGAAGGTTGCTACACATAACCTTCGAGAAGAAACCAATCCTGAGTTCATTCCTCTGCCTTGGATGCTTACCATACATGAATCACGTGAAGGCACGCTTTCGGATACCGCAGTTGAAGGTTGACCACACAACAGAATGCGTCCTTCGGAACCTGATCGCGTTCGAGCAGTGCCACTACCCTGAAGAGCCGTACATATGCAACTACGTGTCACTCATCGATTCGCTGATCCACACGCAGGTGGACGTGGAGTTGCTGGTTGAGAAGGAAGTGATCGTGCACGAGCTTGGAAGCGACAAGGAAGTTGCGACTCTTGTGAATGGTCTATGCAGGCATGTTGTGGCCAACACGACATGTTATTATGGTGTCATAAATGATCTCAACAAGCATTATCAGAACGCTTGGAACCGTACAATGGCTGCCTTGTGGTTGGTGTATTTTAGAGATCCATGGAGAGCAAGCTCCACCGTCGTTGGGATTGCTGTCCTTGTTTTTGCTGTCTTCAACTTCCTCCGGGTTCTTAATTATTTCGTTAAGAGTGATGGTAAGTAa